A single Cyprinus carpio isolate SPL01 chromosome A6, ASM1834038v1, whole genome shotgun sequence DNA region contains:
- the LOC109091479 gene encoding RING finger protein 223-like, which translates to MEDPEVSTASRTNSIQHQHMAQVASGDDQDNAWDAGPECSICFCAYDNTFKTPKLLECTHTFCLECLSRFVAISPEQEGTQIKCPLCRQPTSVPEHGTPELATSQEVLGQLPGDQQQLENVFLDGKRLCYSNPMIPNCICIDIGEHKSEETPTREETREGCGHRLLQFLGFYGNWKRLVVFIIVLLVVFFIILWPLQCSIFSSSMSECFGESPGLPATLTDSRPTVGT; encoded by the coding sequence ATGGAGGACCCAGAAGTATCCACAGCATCACGTACCAATTCAATACAGCACCAACACATGGCACAAGTGGCCTCCGGTGATGATCAGGACAATGCCTGGGATGCCGGTCCAGAGTGTTCAATCTGCTTTTGCGCGTACGACAACACCTTCAAAACACCAAAGCTTCTCGAATGTACCCATACCTTCTGTCTGGAATGTCTGTCTCGCTTTGTGGCTATTTCACCAGAGCAGGAAGGTACCCAGATCAAATGTCCTCTTTGTCGGCAACCAACGTCTGTGCCTGAGCATGGTACACCGGAACTAGCCACTAGCCAGGAAGTTTTGGGCCAACTTCCTGGCGACCAGCAACAACTGGAGAATGTTTTCCTAGATGGAAAGAGGCTGTGCTACTCAAACCCAATGATCCCCAACTGCATCTGCATTGACATTGGCGAGCATAAATCAGAGGAGACACCTACGAGAGAGGAGACAAGAGAGGGTTGTGGACACAGGCTGCTGCAATTCTTGGGCTTTTATGGGAACTGGAAGAGGCTTGTGGTCTTCATCATAGTGCTTCTTGTTGTCTTCTTCATTATACTGTGGCCTCTCCAGTGCTCTATCTTCTCAAGCTCCATGTCAGAATGCTTCGGAGAATCACCAGGTCTTCCAGCTACGCTCACTGATTCCAGACCTACAGTGGGTACATAA